In the genome of Halapricum salinum, one region contains:
- a CDS encoding TrmB family transcriptional regulator translates to MNKNDLAAILEDSGLSPYQADAYVTVLELGSDSATSIAEASDVPDPRIYDVLRDLEGRGYVETYEQDSLHARAQDPATVFGDLRERADRFEDAAEEIETRWEAPAMDSHTVSFLKQIDTVLDRAEAKIRAATDQIGIAASLDQFERLQPALQAAHERGAYVRLVLHVEEDSGESVPPESLLAETASEVRYRTIPMPFLTLVDRTATCFAPHALSTNRYGIIVEDRTHAYVFHWFFIAGLWESTVPLVEPDETLPRTYVDIRECIRDIGPLIETGAIVAVTIDGIGVESGASVRVEGTVVDVEFPCLEAAEADRPERYLGGQATVVVDTGDRQVTVGGWGAVMEAYEATRIVVEHVEE, encoded by the coding sequence ATGAACAAAAACGATCTCGCGGCGATCCTGGAAGATTCGGGATTGTCGCCGTATCAGGCCGACGCCTACGTGACGGTGCTGGAGTTGGGGTCGGATTCGGCGACATCTATCGCGGAGGCGAGTGACGTCCCGGACCCACGGATCTACGACGTGCTGCGGGATCTGGAAGGTCGTGGCTACGTCGAGACGTACGAGCAGGACAGTCTACACGCTCGCGCACAGGATCCCGCAACCGTGTTCGGTGATCTCCGTGAACGAGCCGACCGCTTCGAAGACGCAGCCGAGGAGATCGAGACACGATGGGAAGCGCCAGCGATGGACTCACACACAGTGAGTTTTCTCAAGCAGATCGACACGGTACTCGACAGAGCCGAGGCGAAGATTAGGGCGGCGACCGACCAGATCGGGATCGCAGCGAGTCTCGATCAGTTCGAACGACTCCAGCCTGCACTCCAGGCGGCACACGAGCGGGGGGCGTATGTCAGGCTCGTGTTACACGTCGAAGAGGATAGTGGCGAGAGCGTGCCACCGGAGTCACTGCTCGCTGAGACGGCGTCGGAAGTTCGCTATCGGACGATCCCGATGCCGTTTCTCACCCTGGTCGATCGGACCGCGACCTGTTTTGCCCCACACGCGCTCTCGACAAACCGCTACGGGATCATCGTCGAAGATCGGACACACGCGTACGTCTTCCACTGGTTTTTCATCGCCGGGCTCTGGGAGTCGACAGTCCCGCTCGTCGAACCCGACGAGACGCTGCCACGGACCTACGTCGATATCCGCGAGTGTATCCGAGATATCGGACCGCTGATCGAGACCGGCGCGATAGTGGCGGTCACGATCGATGGGATCGGCGTCGAGTCGGGCGCGAGCGTCCGTGTCGAGGGTACGGTCGTCGACGTCGAGTTCCCGTGTCTGGAGGCCGCGGAAGCGGACCGACCGGAGCGGTACCTCGGTGGACAGGCGACGGTCGTCGTCGATACCGGGGATCGTCAGGTCACGGTGGGCGGTTGGGGCGCGGTGATGGAGGCATACGAGGCGACGCGGATCGTCGTCGAGCACGTCGAGGAGTGA
- a CDS encoding Gfo/Idh/MocA family protein codes for MGTTSTTPRVGIVGLGGIGTHHANCLIDNEANLVAGLDIDAAARRRFAEEYDVEAYADTEAFFDAIDAVIVTTPNAFHEEYTVGALQADCAVLVEKPLAHTLDSAERIAAAARDSPEICMVGFHNRYDPLAEAVASYARDGFFGEIQHVDATYVRRRGIPGQGTWFTDADVAGGGALIDLGVHAIDLVLSIMDFPEVEEISGVTRSTFGPREDYVDVHGWGVEDGEFDVDDSVNAQFRTDDDATISLDVAWASNRENEKSFLFRGTEGGAKLDMDGELTLYDSSASGVDHHRTTTIDTEDYDAHAAEQRAFLDAVATGEHPGRNTVEQGLFVQRLIESIYQSSAEGNAVAF; via the coding sequence ATGGGAACTACGAGCACGACGCCACGTGTCGGGATCGTCGGTCTCGGCGGTATCGGGACCCACCACGCGAACTGCTTGATCGACAACGAGGCCAATCTGGTCGCCGGGCTCGACATCGACGCGGCGGCACGCCGCCGTTTTGCCGAGGAGTACGATGTCGAAGCCTACGCCGACACCGAGGCGTTTTTCGACGCTATCGACGCCGTTATCGTCACCACGCCGAACGCCTTCCACGAGGAGTACACCGTGGGGGCGTTGCAAGCGGACTGTGCCGTGCTGGTCGAGAAGCCACTGGCACACACGCTCGACAGCGCCGAACGGATCGCCGCGGCCGCCCGCGACTCGCCCGAGATCTGTATGGTCGGCTTTCACAACCGCTACGACCCGCTGGCCGAAGCAGTCGCGAGCTACGCCAGGGATGGCTTTTTCGGCGAAATCCAGCACGTCGACGCGACCTACGTCCGTCGTCGGGGGATCCCCGGTCAGGGGACGTGGTTCACGGACGCCGACGTGGCGGGCGGCGGCGCGCTGATCGACCTGGGCGTGCACGCGATCGACCTCGTGCTGTCGATCATGGACTTCCCGGAGGTCGAAGAGATCAGCGGCGTGACCCGCTCGACGTTCGGCCCGCGCGAGGACTACGTCGACGTCCACGGATGGGGCGTCGAGGACGGCGAGTTCGACGTCGACGACTCGGTGAACGCCCAGTTTCGGACCGACGACGACGCGACCATCTCGCTGGACGTCGCCTGGGCGTCAAACCGCGAGAATGAGAAGTCGTTCCTGTTTCGGGGGACCGAGGGCGGCGCGAAACTCGACATGGATGGCGAGTTGACGCTGTACGACTCGTCGGCGTCGGGCGTCGATCACCACCGTACGACGACCATCGATACCGAAGATTACGACGCCCACGCCGCCGAGCAACGCGCATTTCTGGACGCCGTCGCGACCGGCGAACATCCCGGTCGGAACACCGTCGAACAAGGGCTGTTCGTCCAGCGACTGATCGAATCGATCTATCAGTCGAGTGCCGAGGGGAATGCCGTCGCGTTCTGA
- a CDS encoding glucose 1-dehydrogenase, with translation MHAIVVRRGETEPELIETPRPEPADGEALVRILRVGIDGTDHEVIEHGPEVFPPGDEHMILGHEAVGVVEDTNGTDYQIGDIVVPTVRRRPDDEPNEYFDRDEPDMAPTGYHVECGISGAHGFMAEYITAPEDRLVEIPRRLAELGCFVEPISISEKAIEHAYASRSAFDWSPEQALVLGNGSLGLVTLAMLRQEFEEIYCLGRRDRPDPTIDVVEELGGTYVDSRETPVDEIPDVHGGMDFIYEATGYAKHPIQSVHGLAPNGVAALVGISGPWEFEIDGGSLHTELVVHNKALVGTVNSNERHFKRAIRTLRALPEWLFEELITTVVTPENVAPAFVDDDEQIKAVVEFDRL, from the coding sequence ATGCACGCCATCGTTGTCCGTCGGGGCGAGACCGAACCGGAACTGATCGAGACGCCGCGACCCGAGCCGGCCGACGGTGAAGCGCTCGTTCGGATCCTCCGCGTCGGCATCGACGGCACCGACCACGAGGTGATCGAGCACGGACCCGAGGTGTTCCCGCCCGGGGACGAGCATATGATCCTCGGTCACGAGGCCGTCGGCGTCGTCGAAGACACCAACGGGACCGATTATCAGATCGGAGATATCGTCGTCCCGACCGTCCGACGACGACCCGACGACGAGCCGAACGAGTATTTCGACCGCGACGAGCCGGACATGGCCCCGACAGGCTATCACGTCGAGTGCGGGATCTCCGGCGCGCACGGCTTCATGGCCGAGTACATCACCGCGCCCGAGGACCGCCTGGTCGAGATTCCGCGACGGCTGGCCGAGCTGGGCTGTTTCGTCGAGCCGATCAGCATCTCGGAGAAGGCCATCGAGCACGCCTACGCCTCCCGGTCGGCGTTCGACTGGTCGCCCGAGCAGGCGCTCGTGCTGGGCAACGGCTCGCTGGGGCTGGTGACGCTCGCGATGTTGCGCCAGGAGTTCGAGGAGATCTACTGTCTGGGCCGGCGCGACCGTCCGGATCCGACGATCGACGTCGTCGAGGAACTCGGTGGCACGTACGTCGACTCCCGGGAGACGCCCGTCGACGAGATTCCCGACGTCCACGGCGGCATGGACTTCATCTACGAGGCGACTGGCTACGCCAAACACCCGATCCAGTCGGTCCACGGGCTCGCACCGAACGGCGTCGCCGCGCTGGTCGGCATTTCCGGCCCCTGGGAGTTCGAGATCGACGGTGGCTCGTTGCACACCGAACTCGTCGTCCACAACAAGGCGCTCGTCGGCACGGTCAACTCCAACGAACGCCACTTCAAGCGGGCGATCCGTACGCTCAGAGCACTCCCGGAGTGGCTGTTCGAAGAACTGATCACGACCGTCGTCACGCCGGAGAACGTCGCGCCGGCGTTCGTCGACGACGACGAGCAGATCAAAGCCGTCGTCGAGTTCGACCGGCTGTGA
- the trmB gene encoding HTH-type sugar sensing transcriptional regulator TrmB: MSSDDLLSSLEHIAERLDFGEYEAKAYLTILEHGELTAAEIAEYTDIPQPRVYDTVRSLSDSGLVELRESRPMKVLAIDPEEAFSDYRNSLSSLVDGLGERYTQPAREAEGVSLVKSRPTMLRYLADVIESAEYELMLSLTPSLLERYADALADAHEKGVAVEILLSPAEAVPDVESFDALEIATTVRTRRGVTTPIIAVADGEYAMYATREGIQGAEDRYGVIFNRSELGFLLSGFLNTVLWTTAETVIDRPESRGFPRRYGTIRRCVADLTRMEGEFYAHIEGRDVETGEYCHVEGKVVAVDSATDWTTASMVVETDDGEVEVGGQVAAFEDVEAHEITVERLARA; encoded by the coding sequence ATGTCGTCGGACGACCTCCTCTCGTCGCTGGAGCACATCGCAGAGCGGCTGGACTTCGGTGAGTACGAAGCGAAAGCCTATCTGACGATTCTCGAACACGGTGAACTGACGGCGGCGGAGATCGCCGAGTACACGGATATCCCCCAGCCACGGGTGTACGACACGGTTCGCAGCCTCAGCGACAGCGGGCTGGTCGAACTCCGCGAGTCCCGGCCGATGAAGGTACTCGCCATCGATCCCGAAGAGGCGTTCTCGGACTACCGCAACTCCCTCAGTTCGCTCGTCGACGGTCTCGGGGAGCGATATACCCAGCCGGCTCGTGAGGCGGAAGGCGTCTCGCTGGTGAAGTCACGGCCGACGATGCTTCGATACCTCGCGGACGTGATCGAGTCTGCCGAGTACGAACTCATGCTCTCGCTGACGCCGTCGCTGCTGGAGCGCTACGCGGACGCGCTGGCCGACGCCCACGAGAAGGGCGTCGCTGTGGAGATCCTGTTGTCGCCGGCCGAAGCCGTCCCGGACGTCGAGAGCTTCGACGCACTGGAGATCGCGACCACAGTCAGGACGCGCCGCGGTGTGACCACACCCATCATCGCCGTCGCCGACGGCGAGTACGCGATGTACGCCACTCGCGAGGGAATCCAGGGGGCTGAGGATCGATACGGCGTCATCTTCAACCGCTCGGAACTCGGCTTTTTGCTCTCTGGTTTTCTCAACACCGTGCTCTGGACGACCGCCGAGACGGTGATCGACCGGCCCGAGTCACGTGGTTTCCCGCGCCGGTACGGGACGATCCGTCGCTGTGTCGCCGACCTGACCCGGATGGAAGGCGAGTTCTACGCGCATATCGAAGGTCGGGACGTCGAGACTGGCGAGTACTGTCACGTCGAGGGGAAAGTCGTCGCGGTCGACTCGGCGACCGACTGGACGACGGCGTCGATGGTCGTCGAAACCGACGATGGCGAGGTCGAAGTCGGGGGACAGGTCGCTGCCTTCGAAGACGTCGAAGCCCACGAGATCACGGTCGAACGCCTCGCTAGAGCATAA
- a CDS encoding dolichyl-phosphate hexose transferase, whose amino-acid sequence MSEIDGHYDFGDVAVVMGTYNEEKAIGTVLDDIERVTDGEASVVCVDGSSDRTPEIAREKGAQVIEQEPQGYGVAVERALRAADRPVVVTTDCDDTYPMERLPTFLAEINDGADVVSGDRLSRGAETMPRFNRFGNHAFAVVASLLVGERVHDTTTGMRAYRKPIIDSIEWTENTGLSAELLIRPLCRGYDVREIEIDYAERAGETKLDPISGGAEIAGSILRVSLEERLA is encoded by the coding sequence ATGAGTGAAATAGACGGACACTACGACTTTGGCGACGTCGCTGTCGTGATGGGGACGTACAACGAGGAGAAGGCGATCGGCACAGTGCTGGACGACATCGAGCGGGTGACTGACGGCGAGGCGTCGGTCGTCTGCGTCGACGGCTCCAGCGACCGGACGCCCGAAATCGCCCGGGAGAAAGGAGCACAGGTCATCGAGCAGGAGCCGCAGGGCTACGGCGTGGCCGTCGAGCGCGCGCTTCGGGCAGCCGATCGGCCCGTGGTTGTCACGACCGACTGCGACGACACCTACCCGATGGAGCGACTGCCGACGTTCCTCGCGGAGATCAACGACGGTGCCGACGTCGTCAGCGGCGACCGGCTCTCACGCGGCGCCGAGACGATGCCGCGATTCAACCGATTCGGTAATCACGCCTTCGCCGTCGTCGCAAGTCTGCTGGTCGGCGAGCGCGTCCACGACACCACGACCGGGATGCGCGCCTACCGCAAACCGATCATCGACTCGATCGAGTGGACCGAGAATACCGGGCTCTCCGCGGAGTTGCTCATCCGGCCACTGTGCCGGGGCTACGACGTTCGTGAGATCGAGATCGACTACGCCGAGCGCGCCGGCGAGACGAAGCTCGATCCGATCTCCGGCGGCGCAGAGATCGCCGGCTCGATCCTGCGCGTCAGTCTCGAAGAACGACTGGCCTGA
- a CDS encoding gluconate 2-dehydrogenase subunit 3 family protein: MTPELSRRDALVALGAAGVATTGLGALAWETLDEDESDGKSPADQRETLVAAAEALYPSDVEGVETFVETYVVGRVQDRTEYFEGVQDAARQLDDHARYWQDAPFADLDRGTRQEVFDGFGLADAEADPDGNEVERVRYYLVNELLYAFYSSPTGGSLVGLENPQGHPGGTGSYQRGPPE, encoded by the coding sequence ATGACGCCGGAACTCTCACGTCGGGACGCGCTCGTCGCGCTCGGTGCCGCGGGCGTCGCGACCACAGGCCTGGGCGCGCTCGCGTGGGAGACGCTGGACGAAGATGAGAGCGACGGGAAATCGCCGGCCGATCAGCGCGAGACGCTCGTCGCCGCCGCCGAGGCGCTCTATCCGAGCGACGTCGAGGGAGTCGAGACGTTCGTCGAGACCTACGTCGTCGGCCGAGTACAGGACCGGACCGAGTATTTCGAGGGCGTGCAAGACGCCGCTCGGCAGCTCGACGACCACGCCCGCTACTGGCAGGACGCGCCCTTCGCCGACCTCGACAGAGGGACACGCCAGGAGGTCTTCGACGGGTTCGGGCTGGCCGACGCCGAAGCTGATCCCGACGGCAACGAGGTCGAACGCGTCCGCTACTATCTGGTCAACGAACTGCTCTATGCCTTCTACTCCTCGCCGACCGGCGGCTCGCTGGTCGGGCTAGAGAATCCCCAGGGCCATCCCGGCGGAACGGGCAGTTACCAGCGTGGGCCGCCAGAATGA
- a CDS encoding DUF7846 domain-containing protein, with protein sequence MSGAEQSVRSVRDRLVAGVRRGRAAVEDDPDRYWLAAVATLALVGAVAIWTVATQVFPYHSLNHDEGVYLQQAAMLLDGQLFLQPPVPEAFRPWFFVESSQGMYPKYNPVPAAMFAPFLALGVPRVALALLGAGIVALVVAIGAELFDRSTGLLAGVVLLASPLYLINTAVFLPYAPTTFFNCVFALAYLRSDRTGSRRLAGVAGVAIALAFFARPYTAFLFGLPFVVHALWRLRTLDREQIFGKGIVAALGLVGVAITLGYNVVVTGSALEFPYHAFAPRDGIGFGTRALLGREIDYTPQLAARANMYVLDAFAGRWFAAGLLGTAVAAVGFGVAVRRYTARRLALAGVVVTVILGELYFWGTLNMIGDVEEIGDGLIAYLGPYYHYDLLVPASIFAGLALRTGAAQLRSLLTTRLSRRRALAVGVAVLAVTSGVGGVAAVQTAEDQIEVNQGITTHYEAAYGPFEETSFENALVFLPDPYGSWLNHPFQPLRNDPNYDGDAVYALEDRPFEVIEAFPDRALYRYSFRGGWAPVAGDPVTPRLQRIEAVEGSTVRLETTAGIPQYAQLVSIRVETDAGDNSTTVTDLDGELVVTLDVEDDRATLDGPTIDEPITVPIDGRDTIRTRLVVDYGTGAGFNYGIALPVEPRGDDVAVLSPRLELCEYPRRCGGAATYVPEETRPGQSLNTTLEVGE encoded by the coding sequence ATGTCGGGAGCCGAACAGTCCGTGCGATCGGTTCGTGACCGACTGGTGGCGGGCGTCCGCAGGGGCCGTGCGGCCGTCGAGGACGACCCCGATCGCTACTGGCTGGCCGCCGTGGCGACGCTGGCGCTCGTCGGCGCAGTCGCGATCTGGACCGTCGCCACGCAGGTCTTTCCCTACCACTCGCTGAATCACGACGAGGGCGTCTACCTCCAGCAGGCCGCGATGCTGCTAGACGGACAGCTGTTCCTCCAGCCACCTGTCCCGGAAGCCTTCAGGCCGTGGTTCTTCGTCGAGAGCAGCCAGGGGATGTACCCCAAGTACAATCCGGTCCCGGCGGCGATGTTCGCGCCGTTTCTGGCACTCGGCGTTCCGAGGGTGGCGCTGGCACTACTCGGGGCGGGTATCGTCGCGCTCGTGGTCGCGATCGGCGCGGAGCTATTCGACCGGTCGACCGGCCTGCTGGCCGGGGTCGTCCTGCTCGCCTCGCCGCTCTACCTGATCAACACGGCCGTCTTCCTCCCGTACGCGCCGACGACGTTCTTCAATTGTGTCTTCGCGCTGGCGTATCTCCGGAGCGACCGGACGGGGAGCCGTCGGCTGGCCGGCGTCGCGGGCGTCGCCATCGCGCTGGCCTTTTTCGCCCGCCCCTACACGGCCTTCCTGTTCGGCCTGCCGTTCGTCGTCCACGCGCTGTGGCGATTGCGGACGCTCGACCGCGAGCAAATCTTCGGGAAGGGGATCGTCGCTGCACTCGGGCTCGTCGGCGTCGCGATCACGCTCGGGTACAACGTGGTCGTGACGGGCTCGGCCCTGGAGTTTCCCTATCACGCGTTCGCTCCGCGGGACGGGATCGGCTTCGGGACGCGCGCGCTGCTCGGCCGGGAGATCGACTATACCCCGCAACTGGCGGCCCGCGCGAACATGTACGTCCTCGACGCCTTCGCCGGCCGGTGGTTCGCCGCTGGTCTCCTCGGGACGGCCGTGGCGGCCGTCGGGTTCGGGGTTGCCGTCCGACGGTACACCGCCAGGAGACTCGCTCTGGCAGGTGTCGTCGTCACCGTGATCCTGGGAGAACTGTACTTCTGGGGGACGCTGAACATGATCGGCGACGTCGAGGAGATCGGCGACGGCCTGATCGCCTATCTCGGTCCGTACTACCACTACGACCTGCTCGTGCCGGCGTCGATCTTCGCGGGGCTGGCGCTTCGAACGGGAGCAGCGCAGTTGCGGTCGCTCCTCACGACGCGGCTCTCGCGGCGGCGCGCGCTGGCTGTTGGGGTTGCCGTGCTGGCCGTCACCTCGGGCGTTGGTGGCGTCGCCGCCGTGCAGACGGCGGAGGATCAGATCGAGGTCAACCAGGGAATCACGACCCACTACGAGGCGGCCTACGGACCCTTCGAGGAGACGAGCTTCGAGAACGCACTGGTGTTCCTCCCGGATCCGTACGGGTCGTGGCTCAACCACCCCTTCCAGCCGCTGCGCAACGATCCGAACTACGATGGCGACGCCGTCTACGCGCTCGAAGACCGTCCGTTCGAGGTGATCGAGGCGTTCCCAGATCGGGCGCTGTACCGCTACAGTTTCCGTGGCGGGTGGGCACCCGTCGCTGGCGACCCCGTCACGCCGCGACTCCAGCGGATCGAGGCTGTCGAGGGCTCGACAGTCCGGCTTGAGACGACGGCCGGGATTCCTCAGTACGCACAGCTGGTGTCGATCCGCGTCGAGACCGACGCCGGCGACAATTCGACCACTGTGACCGACCTCGACGGAGAGTTGGTCGTCACGCTCGACGTCGAAGACGACCGAGCGACACTCGACGGGCCGACGATCGACGAGCCGATCACGGTCCCGATCGACGGTCGGGATACGATTCGGACGCGGCTGGTCGTGGACTACGGGACGGGCGCGGGATTCAACTACGGGATCGCGCTTCCGGTCGAGCCTCGTGGGGACGACGTCGCGGTTCTCTCACCGCGGCTGGAACTCTGTGAGTATCCCCGCCGCTGTGGGGGCGCAGCGACGTACGTGCCCGAGGAGACCCGTCCTGGACAGTCGCTGAACACGACCCTGGAGGTGGGTGAATGA
- a CDS encoding ABC transporter ATP-binding protein yields the protein MSKNELTTTTGQYVQVPPRTAPTGEVVLELAEITKRFGEDTAVENVSIDVHEGELLTLLGPSGCGKTTTLRMIAGLAEPTGGTIRLADEKVAGASTAVSPENRDVGLVFQEFALFPHLTVGENVAFGLTDADGGEEYGRVQEMLELVDLEGYEDRNPESLSGGERQRVALARSLAPEPDVLLLDEPFSNLDVRLRIEMRQEVRRILKEAGVTAISVTHDQEEALSISDRVAIMNDGQVEQIGRPEDVFGHPESRFVASFLGQASFLSGEVVDGGVDTALGLLDDEQLDGSIDAYRGADVDVLVRPDDLRAKPCPPGGTDGEIVHRQYTGPSFVYRVAMDSGDVVHCQHNHATDFEHGTRVCIELEADHSLAWYPAE from the coding sequence ATGTCGAAGAATGAACTCACAACGACGACCGGACAGTACGTACAGGTACCACCGCGCACCGCTCCGACCGGCGAGGTCGTCCTCGAACTCGCCGAGATCACCAAGCGCTTCGGCGAGGACACCGCCGTCGAGAACGTCTCGATCGACGTTCACGAGGGCGAACTGCTCACGCTGCTCGGACCCTCCGGCTGTGGAAAGACGACGACCCTACGGATGATCGCCGGGCTGGCCGAGCCCACGGGCGGCACGATTCGACTCGCCGACGAGAAGGTCGCAGGCGCGTCGACGGCAGTCTCGCCGGAGAACCGCGACGTGGGGCTGGTCTTCCAGGAGTTCGCCCTGTTCCCCCACCTCACCGTCGGCGAGAACGTCGCGTTCGGACTGACCGACGCCGACGGGGGCGAGGAGTACGGCCGCGTTCAGGAGATGCTCGAACTCGTCGATCTGGAGGGCTACGAGGACCGCAATCCAGAGAGCCTCTCGGGCGGGGAGCGCCAGCGTGTCGCACTTGCGCGCTCGCTCGCGCCCGAACCCGACGTCCTCCTGCTGGACGAACCCTTCTCGAATCTGGACGTTCGCCTGCGCATCGAGATGCGCCAGGAGGTCCGGCGCATCCTCAAGGAGGCCGGCGTCACCGCCATCTCGGTCACGCACGACCAGGAGGAGGCGCTGTCGATCTCCGACCGGGTGGCGATCATGAACGACGGCCAGGTCGAACAGATCGGCCGACCCGAGGACGTCTTCGGCCACCCCGAATCGCGGTTCGTCGCGAGCTTCCTCGGGCAGGCCAGTTTCCTCTCGGGGGAAGTCGTCGACGGCGGCGTCGATACGGCGCTGGGGCTGCTCGACGACGAGCAGCTCGACGGCTCGATCGACGCCTACCGCGGGGCTGACGTCGACGTACTGGTCCGGCCGGACGACCTCCGCGCGAAGCCCTGCCCGCCTGGCGGGACCGACGGTGAGATCGTCCATCGCCAGTACACCGGCCCATCGTTCGTCTACCGGGTGGCGATGGATTCGGGTGACGTCGTCCACTGCCAGCACAACCACGCCACTGACTTCGAGCACGGGACGCGCGTCTGTATCGAACTCGAAGCCGACCACTCGCTGGCCTGGTATCCCGCGGAGTGA
- a CDS encoding ABC transporter permease has product MSATDRFERVPSLPSSTRDRQSLVLTLLAGSIALTLLTPMLWVVLQASQVPLDRILEILLRQETLDIVLNTVVLVTAVTIGSVLVGVPLAMLTVQTDLPFRRFWTVLAAMPLVIPSYIGAFAFISATGQGGAFTDILAPIGIEQIPEIDGLVGSVIVLTLFTYPYVYLTTRASLLSLDGRAIEAARSLNHSRLSAFRRVTLPQLVPGIAAGALLVALYTLSDFGTPALMQYDVFTRMIYVEYDAWRLDYASIFSLLLVGMAIVILAAESRIERADESDAYVNRGTDRPGIISLGYWKGPALAFCSTVAVLALVLPPAILLYWLGRSTGGIGGGYEFQWIYAWNSVYVSSLAAGVSVLAALPLAYLSARGESRWASLPERSSYVGYAVPGIVLGLGLLYFTLHYVDSLYYTVDILVFAYVVRFMPQAVGTLRSSVLQTDQKLVEAARTLGHSSLSAFRKVVLPLVMPGVIAGAALVFLTSMKEMAATLLLRYPGFETLATYIWLVRSSADYGDAALPALVLIGVSGLSMLVLLWRGYDVEE; this is encoded by the coding sequence ATGTCCGCGACTGACCGATTCGAACGCGTGCCATCCCTTCCGTCGAGCACGCGGGATCGGCAGTCGCTCGTCCTGACGCTGCTGGCTGGCTCGATCGCACTCACGCTGTTGACCCCGATGCTCTGGGTCGTGCTCCAGGCCAGTCAGGTCCCGCTCGATCGGATCCTCGAAATTCTGCTGCGCCAGGAGACCCTGGACATCGTCCTCAACACGGTCGTATTGGTGACCGCCGTGACGATCGGGTCGGTTCTCGTCGGCGTCCCGCTGGCGATGTTGACCGTCCAGACCGACCTGCCATTCCGACGGTTCTGGACGGTCCTCGCCGCGATGCCGCTGGTGATCCCGAGCTACATCGGGGCGTTCGCGTTCATCTCTGCGACCGGCCAGGGCGGGGCGTTCACCGACATACTCGCACCGATCGGGATCGAGCAAATCCCCGAGATCGACGGGCTCGTCGGATCGGTGATCGTGCTGACGCTGTTTACTTATCCGTACGTCTATCTCACGACGCGGGCGTCGCTGCTCTCGCTGGATGGCCGGGCTATCGAGGCTGCGCGCTCGCTCAATCACTCCCGGCTGTCGGCGTTCAGGCGTGTGACGCTTCCACAGCTCGTGCCTGGGATCGCAGCCGGGGCGTTGCTGGTCGCACTGTACACGCTCTCGGACTTCGGGACGCCGGCGCTCATGCAGTACGACGTGTTCACGCGGATGATCTACGTCGAGTACGACGCCTGGCGGCTGGATTACGCGTCGATCTTCTCGCTGTTGCTCGTTGGGATGGCCATCGTCATCCTCGCTGCGGAGTCCCGGATCGAGCGCGCCGACGAATCAGACGCCTACGTCAATCGCGGGACCGACCGTCCCGGAATCATCTCGCTCGGCTACTGGAAGGGGCCAGCACTGGCGTTTTGTTCGACTGTGGCGGTGCTGGCACTGGTCCTCCCACCGGCGATCTTGCTGTACTGGCTGGGTCGCTCGACCGGCGGGATCGGCGGCGGCTACGAGTTCCAGTGGATCTACGCCTGGAACTCGGTGTACGTCTCCTCGCTCGCTGCGGGCGTCAGCGTCCTCGCGGCGCTGCCGCTGGCGTATCTGTCGGCCCGGGGTGAGAGCCGCTGGGCGTCGCTGCCCGAGCGGTCGAGTTACGTCGGCTACGCCGTTCCCGGAATCGTCCTCGGGCTGGGGCTGCTCTACTTCACGCTGCACTACGTGGACAGCCTCTACTACACCGTCGACATCCTCGTCTTCGCGTACGTCGTCCGGTTCATGCCCCAGGCCGTGGGGACGCTGCGGTCGTCGGTGCTGCAGACCGACCAGAAGCTCGTCGAGGCCGCCCGGACGCTCGGGCACTCCTCGCTGTCGGCGTTCCGGAAGGTCGTCCTGCCGCTGGTGATGCCCGGCGTCATCGCCGGCGCGGCGCTGGTCTTTCTGACCAGCATGAAGGAGATGGCTGCGACGCTGCTGTTGCGCTATCCCGGCTTCGAGACGCTCGCGACCTACATCTGGCTCGTGCGGAGCTCCGCCGACTACGGCGACGCCGCGCTCCCGGCACTGGTCCTGATCGGCGTCTCGGGATTGTCGATGCTCGTCCTTCTCTGGAGGGGATACGATGTCGAAGAATGA